DNA from Algisphaera agarilytica:
TCAATCCGCCCGCCGCCCGCCTCGCGGAGCCCCTCCAATCCCTCCACACGAGTCGTCCAAACTTCGATTACGTCCCGCAAGCTCTGCTCGTGTTCCTGGTGAGCTTCCAGCAGCGGGCCGTAAGTTTCGATCTGAGCACGAAGCTGATCGATTTCGGAACCCGCTTCGGCAAGGTTCTGTTGCAGTTCACGCCAGCCCGGCGAGTCGATGCGGTACAGCACCGCCCCCGCCTCAACCTTTTGAAACTGCTCAACCTCCAGCTCAACCCGCCCCGGTACCGGAGTGCGGTAATCACGACGGGCAGAGGGCTGGTATTCAAAGTGCCCCGGCACGCGCAAAGTCTGCTCAACCCTGCGACGCTCCACTTGAACAAACGTAATACCGAGATTGTTGCGGACTGGAGCCGGGATATCGATGAGATTGAGGTTTTCGGGTTGCTGGCGATCGGCATGCTCACCACCATCTTCCCGCTGATCATCGTAGTTAGGAGAACTACCATCGCAAGCGATCAGTAGCAATGGAACGGCCAACATGCTCGTGAGCCAGGCCCTTTGTGTAACAAATTTCATGGCGAGATTCCTTCGGCCGCATCGCGGTCGTTATCAATGGGTTCTGTGTTGTTTGTGCCTGGAACGGGCACTGGCTTTATCGCTTCTGCTGGCCCCAGTAGCCGCGCCACCTCGATTCGGTCACGTAGCGCAGTTTGGTGCAGTTCGAGAATTTGGTTCTTTGCTTCAAACCGCCGGGTCACTGTCTCTAACAAGACGAGTGTGTTCACTTCCCCCAATTCAGCAAGGCGATCGATCTCGTCCGCCTGCTCATCGAGCATCGGAACCAATTCTCGTTCGAGAACCTTTCGTTGCTGCTCGGCTGCTTTTAATCGCGTCTGAGTTGACACCAACTCGAAAGCGAGACGTTCATACTCGGTCTCGACCGTCGCACGTGCTAGGTCACGGTTCGCATGCGCCTCGGCGATGCCACCCCGGTTGGCGTTGAAAACTGGGATTGGTAGAGAAGCGCCGAGCAGGAGTCGGTCGTCATTATCCTCGCTGCCAAGACCGCCCCCGATCTGAATATCTGGATATTGCTTTTGGACCTCCAGCCGCAGAGCTTCTTCTGCGACTTGGTAATCCGCTCTCAATGCCGCAAGATAGGTACTCGTACGGATTAGTCGTTCGGTCAATTCTGATGGTTCGAGGTCGTCCAACACCGGTAGTGCTGACACAAGTGTGAGTTGTGTTTCTGGCAGCACTCCCATCAACGCAAGAAGATTAAGCCGCGCCTGTTCGGCCTCGGCGGCAACGGAAAACCTTTCTACGCTCAGACTAAGCCCCTGAGAGTTGAGCAGCCTCACCTCGGTACGAGTGAGTTCTCCCGCCTCGACTAGGCGACTGGGCACCTCACTGATTTGGCCGATTGATTGGATCACCTGATCGATCAGCTCCACTCGTTCGTTTGCCACCGACCAAGTGACCCACGCTTGGCGAATTCGTGCCCTCGTGGTCCATTCGGCATCGACAACATGCCGGAGCTGCGCAACATACGCCGCATCGGCCCGGTCCTGTTCAGCACCGAGTCGTCCCGAGACAGGGATCGTCAAACTCAACGTCATCCCGTATTCAAACGGGCCCGAGGGCGAGAGCAGTTCTGCCCCATCAAAGCCAAATACCGGGTCTTCCCAAAGGCCAGCCGTCTCAGAAGTGGCTAGAGCCACGCCCGCGTTTAGTCGAGCCAAGCGCAAGTCCGGGTTGTAGAAAAGTGCAATTACCTCGGCCTCAGCTACGTCGATCCCATCGCTGAGATCGAATGCGTTGGCCGCATCTCTGTCGGCGATCGAAAGCCGCTGCGAGAATGCACGAAGCGTCTCCTGCTCATCCAGGCGTGAGGCAACTTCGGCCCTGTGTAGTTCAAGGTTGACGGGTACGGGTTGGTAGCTCTGGCAGCCCGAGAAGAGCAAGACGCTTACATACAGCGCCGCGTACCAGAGCCTCCGCGCATACCGCGAAAAGCATCTAATTAACATGGATAAATTCCTGAAAGCGATCCAACGAATAGCCAGCCATCAACCATGCGATCGACGGTGGAAACGGGAACGAACTTCCAGTACTACACAATCAGACGAGTCGTTGAGATATGTTCCACACGCTGCATGCCACCGGGGTCAAACCAACTTGGCATTTGTGGCAAGAACCCAATCGGCCGAAAATGCAGGCTGCGGACCAACACCAGATCAACGGTTTCGAATACGAGCGCTGTTGGAAATGAGGATTCCACACGAGGCGGTACTGTAAGCAGTTCAGAAATCGAGAAATCAATATCAATACACCCACATTCAGAGTGTGATTCCTCAACCGGAACGGGCAGCAAAGCATTGTTGGACGCATGGCTGCAGTCCAGTTCACATGCTTGAACTATATCGTCATCTGGATGCTCGTGCCCACCTCCAAAACAAATTACACCAGCCGTATTGCCAAGCAAAGCTTGGAACAACACGATTGCAGCAATCAAGATGGGTACCACTTTAGGCATGCTTATACGTAGCGTATATCGGCTAGCACAGTTCTACAAAATCAAATTCATATTTGAGTTTTCGTTATCACTTAATTCAAGATATACACGTCCACTCGACCTACCAGAAGTCATAGCCACTCCGAGACCACCCGCAGAGCGTACTAATGGCTCTAACGTATTCTGGGCAAAATTCGCGTCAAGCTATCTCATAGAACATGAGAGGCGATTTCCCCCCATACCCCCCTCGCGTCCTCACACCTCCAACTCAGCAACACATGCCCCCACCCCTTCTTGTCAACTCGTCAGGAGAAGGCGTCTAATCGCCTGAAACCGCCGGGCACCTGTGGGCTCGCCTGAGAGGTCGGAAGCTCTTAGGCGTCTTCTCTCTGGACCTGCTGGCCATTCACAGCTTGCCACCGACATGCCACAGCCCCCAAGCGGCACCGGCACATAGCACCGCGAGAGCTGCAAACATCCCCGCGACGTTGGGGACTCTGATAGCGACCTGAGCGAAGTCGATGGTGAACCACGCTGGCACGATTGCCACGGCGCGGAGGAGTATTCCTAGCCACCCGGATACATGTGGATTCACGGTCTGATCCTTGCGTTGGCCACCTCACGGGCGGCGTGAGTCGGTCCTTCCGAAATCTACCCGAAAATGCATAGACATTGACGAAAAGCCTCGGCCTCTCTGGTCGGGCTGTATCAGCGGGCTATCGGCCCAACTGTTCGCGGTAGAAGGCGACCATCAGCCGCCCCACCGATACAGCCTTCGCATCCTCTCCACGCTCCCACTCTGCGTACTGGTGAGCTTCAGCCGTGCTCTTCAGCCAGAAGGCATTCATAGCCCACCGACCGCTTCGCACAGTCACAGCTCCACCATCCAGATCAAGCATGAACCAACGTCCTGTCTCAACGAGTAGCTTCACCCGAAAGACTCCATGTATAAGCTGCCTCGTCGATGACGCTGACCGTCAACGCCACGCCGAAGCCTCACCAGCAAGATACCCACCTCTACACCTGCGCGCCACAACAAACTCAAAATAGTTCACGAAATGACGAGAAACCTCTGGCGCGCCGATGGCCGTGGCGCTACGATGGCGACCGTTACACATATCGAACGTCCGTTCGTGCCTGTAACGCCCACTATCCGAGGAGTAAAGCATGGTCAGTCAGCCCGCCCCACGATTCGTCGCGTATCACCGCGTGTCTACTGCACGCCAAGGCCGGTCAGGCTTGGGGCTGGAAGCCCAGGAGGAGGCCGTCCGGGTTCACACCGCTACGGTCGGCGGGACGATCCTGGAAGCCTTTACCGAGGTTGAGTCCGGCAAGCGGAGAGACCGGCCCGAGTTGGCCAAGGCATTAGCCGCGGCGAAGCGGCGGAAGGCTGTCCTCATCGTGGCCAAGCTGGATCGGCTGGCCCGTAACGTGGCGTTCCTCTCCGCCTTGATGGAGTCGGGGGTGGACTTCGTCGCCTGCGATAACCCGCACGCCTCCCGGCTGACGATTCACATTCTGGCGGCTGTTGCCGAGGATGAGGCTCGGCGGATCAGCGAGCGGACCAAGGCCGCACTGGCTGCGAGGAAGGCTCGGGGCTTGCCGCTGGGGAATCCGGCCAACCTCACGCCGGGGAACAGCCCCGCTCCTCAGATGAACAAGACGAAGGCCCAAGCGGACGCCGAGCGGATGCGGCCTGTGGTGGAGTCGATCCTCGGGGACACGTCTGTGGCCGTGGAATCCGTACGGGGACTGTGCAGGGAGTTGAAGGAGCGGGGGTATGTGACGGCGTCGGGGTCTGATTGGCACCCAACGTCCACGAGCCGCCTGCTCGTCAGACTTGGGCTTGAAATGCCTTCCACCCGTAATTACTGAAACTTCAAACGAACACTTACAACTCTCTACGAGTAGAAGAACTAGAGCTATGAACGAACCGAGTAAACAATTCATTGATATTGAGCACGGACGCGAACCGGCCGAGCTAACCGGCCACACTTACACCCCTAGTCAATTGCCGTGCAACGGTGAGACAGAAAACAGATGGAAAGGTTGGGTCACATGGTGGGGACTTAAGAAGGGTGATGTTGTCGGAGTACGCATGGCGGTTCAAAAACGTGACTACAGCGACGACCCCACAGCAGGCATCGAGATCGGAGGAATGTTCAAGTACGCATTGGCGGAAGTCGTGCACCTCAACTTCTCTCAGCCACAGCACCGAGTCCCTAGGCAAATAACCGTTGCCGTACTTGACGGCTATCCCACTGAGCTGAACGGCAAGTATTACGGGAAAGGATCGAAGTGCAGCGCGGCGTATCGACTCGGGGACCGCAAGTATCAGCTCGTTGCTCCGACACCGGCCGTAGTAGCCGCAGCACACGAGAAGGCAGAGTTTCCCACCGCAAGACTCACTTTCGCAGATCATGGTGACGGGGCGGGTCAGTCCGACGATCCAGAAGCGTACTACCAAGGAAAGACGGGCAGCCGCGGACGAAAGCTGAAGGTGAGGGCGGAGCAACAGCGAAAAAGACGCAATGCCCAGAAGGCAAAAATGTAACCTCAAACACCCCACGTAAATGTCTTTGTAAAAAGCACTTTGTGTTTAGACATCAGTTGTTGAATATAGGGTTGCGCTTGAGCCTCCAAGCGTGACTCCAGCCTCTATCTTGAGCGTCGTATCACTCGCCGCTTGAGTGGCTTACGTCCACCCCGCAGTTGATGTAAATCCACCCGAGGTTAAAGGACACATAAGCAATATACGAATCGCTCCTCTCCCGATCCCACACTCCCCTTCTCCTCACCAACCCCACCCCGGCCTAGTGTCCTACGAACGCCTCCCCTTCCATCCGTCGCCGCATTCACCACGCTGGGTGTGGCTCGTCGGTGTTGTCCGTCCGCCTGACTGATGCCCCCAGCGTTGATGGGCGTTCAATTGGCGGGCCGGGGTGGGTTGAGACCGACGGAGAAGCCCGCTACCCCCTAGCAGAGAGCGTGTAAGAGCTTCCGGGTGCCACACCGACCTCGTTCCCCCTCAGGAAGATCGAGACGCTTAGAGCCTCTCTCCTGACGAGTTGGACTATCCGTTGCCCCCTGGGGTCGTTCGGCTGCATGGGTGTTCTCTATGTTATGTCAGGGTTCGGACCACAGCCCCCACCAATCAGCTCTTCACGGTGCGTTGTGTCGTATTTCGGACGTAATCCCCCAGTACAACACCAACAGAGAAGTGGCTAGGAGACGCGTTATCCCTAGCCCGGCGTTTACCCACCGTGAACGCTCGGACGCACGCTAAGCACATCTCTGTGGTTGCTTGGCCCATCACGCAACAGGGAAGCCTGTAAGGGCCCGAAGCTGAGTACGACCGTTGGCCCTTCTAAGACTCTGAAAGCCAGCAGAGCCTTCGGTAGTGGATGGAACAACGATCTTTTACCGCACCAGCTACACACCTTTCTTACCCCTTGCCTCGTCCCCCGCCGTCGCGGAGGGACTTTCTCACACCCACCCCTTCTCAATCGAAAGGACTTTGCCCAATGAACTCGCACTCTCAGAATCAATCGAACTATTGGAGGAACCGCAAAAACAGGATGAACGGCTGCGTAGTGGACCCAGACGCACCGCCGCCCACACACGACGTCATTGCATGGACGTACGGCGGGCATCCGCCAACCGAACGCATGGGATCAGCAGCCAAGCTGGCCCGCCTCCTCGAACACACCCCATATCTCACTATCAATGCCGAAATGCTCTGGATGCTGACAGGAGTCAGGTCTAACCGTCACGCGAAGGCGATGCGTGATCCGCGTGTTGCTGCAGTGGCTGAACGTCGGGGATGGCGGCAGTTGATCGAAAACAGACCGAGCGGCGGTAAACGCTCATCCCTGACCCGCGAACCCATCGAAGATCGAAAGGACTCGATTAGTGCCCACGAAAATGAATGACCTGAACAAGCTATTGAGGAAAGAAGCCTTGGCGGCAGTGGGGAGAGGCTGGAAGGTGTTCCCACTGGCACCGCGGAGCAAGATGCCTCTACGCAACTCGGCGGGCTGGAAGGACGCATCGACTTGCCCCGAGCAGGTCCAGCTTTGGTGGAGTAAGACTCCGGAGGCCAACATCGGACTGGCAACGGGGGAAGTCTCAGGCGTGGTTGTCCTCGATGTTGATCCACAACACGGGGGAAATGAATCCCTAACAGCTCTGGAGGCGGAACACGGCCCCCTGCCGACTACCGTAGAGACGGCCACAGGCGGAGGAGGAAGGCACCTCTACTTCAACCACCCAGGCCGACGGATCAGCACAAGCATTTCGAAGATCGGTGATGGCCTAGATGTACTGGGAGATCGTGGCAGTGTGGTACTTCCCGAATCGATTCACAAGACAGGAACTGTGTACGAGTGGACCCATTCACCAAACACCACACCCATCGCTGACCTACCGGGTTGGCTTGGGAAGCTGATGGATGGTCCACCAAGTGGGAGTTATTCTTCCCCTGTATATACCCCACCTGTAAATCTGTCCTCTCTCTCCTCATCTGTCCTCTCTGTCACACCTGAACTTGAGTCCCTGATTGTCTCCACCCAACCCACCGCTGAGGGCCAGCGTCACCGCAGGCTGTTTGATCTAGCCAGAGGCTTGAAGGCCTTACCCGAATACGCTCAGGCCGAGGCGAGGGCCGTAAGGCAGATCGTCAAGCAATGGCACGCACTCGCACAGCCAATCATCGGGACAAAAGAATGGGAGGCGACATGGGGGGACTTCGTCGAATCCTGGCCCAAGGTGAAGCACCCTGCCGGAACAGGACCTTTCGCGGAGGCTGTTTCTAGGGCAAAGCAAGCGCCGAACCCCCCAGAAGCCGAGGAATTCGACTCGCCCAGCACCAAGCTGTTACTCCGTATCTGCCGGGAACTACAACGCCAAGCCGGGGACGAGCCCTTCTACTTAGCTTGTAGAACCGCGGCTCAAGCTATCAGCATCAACCACAACTCAGCAAGCCGACTTCTCAAGATGTTCACCGCTGACGGACTCCTTGAATTAGTCGCCAAGAACACCACCCACAGGGCTACCCGCTACCGATACCTCGGCTCTATGGACTGAACCACCCACAGCACCAACCGCACAAGTACTCGCCCAGCCGACCACGGCGATGGGATGCGTTGCTGTGCGCCTACCCCGAAAGACCTATCCAATGAAAACCCCCACCAAGACCATCGTCCGCCGCGAACCCTACCGAGAAACCGACAAGAACGGCCGTGAGGTCGTCCGCGTTCCGCTCGCAGGCGGTCTACACACCGCCACACTCTACGCCGAAGACTTCGACCGCATCATCGCCGACGGCTGGAGCGACCAATGGCAACACGTATCCAATTACAGGGGCCGTCGATATGTCCGTGTATGCCATCGAGACGGTGGCAATAGACGAGAGAGCATCCACCGCCTAGTCGTGGACGCAGGCCCAGGCCAAGCGGTCATGTTCAAGACGGACAACACCCTCGACCTGCGTCCGAGCAACCTCATCGTGTGCCGCAAGAAGGACCAACAGCGTCCCTATGTGACCCACCTCCTATACGACTGACCCGCCCACCACACCAACACGAAACACCCAACTATGACTGAAAACACCTTCAACCCCACCGCGGCTGCCGCCGAATCAGTGGAAGTGGGCGAGGTCGTCTCGACCGTCCCCGCCTCCTCCGCTGCCCCTCCCCGACTCCCCTCTCCCGACGCCCGCTTCCGAGCGGAAAACGAGCCTCCCTCGTTCTTCGCGACCTTCTCCGCTGCGTGGCAGGACAACACCCTTACCGCCGCGGGCCTCCGGTTCATCAACCGTGAGCAGCAACAGCTCGACACGACCTTCCGGTGGACAGATAAGGAATTTGAACAGCTCACCGCCGACCTCCCCCTCGAAACCCTCGACGAGTTCCGCGGAGCTGTCTCCTACAGCCACGCTCAAACCATCAGGCAGAGAATCCTCGATTCACAGGAACGCAAGGCCACTCTCGCGGACGCCGGATGGACAGGCGCGACACTGTCGATGGTTTCCGCCATAACCGACCCCGTCACGCTCATCGCTGGTGCCCTCACAGGTGGGACCGCGTGGGCCGGAGGCATTGGCCGAGGTGCCTGGGCCTATCGAGCCGGTAAAGGTGCCTTAGCTGGTGCGGCTTTCACCGGTACCGAGGAAGCTCTCCTCAACCTCGAAGACCCAATCCGCGACTACACCGATGTGATGGTTGCCTCCCTCTACGGGGCAGCCTTCGGGGGCACGATCAACGTCGCCGCTCCGCAGCTTCGCAACGCCTACGTCAAGACCTCCAGCCGCCTCGAAGCCCAGGCGATGAACCGTGCGGGCATCCCGCTGAGTGAGCTGGGAACAGACCTCGCCGGAACCTCGCCTCAGAGAGCCTCTAAGCGTCTCAAACAGGTGGATAGTCCAGAGGCCTTCGGGGAGGTCTCCTCAACACACAGGGCTCTCTCCGAGACCCTAGAGACGCTCTCAGATGCCAAACTCCTCGGCACCTCCGGTGTGCGGGCAGCTCGTCAAATCCTCTCCGTCGTCAACCCCAAACTACTCGCCCGCGTCTCCCTCTCTGCCGCGGACGATATCCGTAACGCTGTGGGAGAGTCAGTGGAAAATGCCTTGGGATCGACTCGGCAGGTTGGCGACGGGTTCCAAGTGAACCTCCGCCGGTCGGAGAGCGGGGCGAAGGGGAAACGCCAACTCGGCGTCCTCCTCCACGAGATCGGCCACGCTGCACACAAGACCCTTGATCCCGCAGCAGCCAAGCAATTCAACTCTCTGGTGGCTGACCTCCGAGATCGGAATCAGCTCCGCCAGTTCGTTACCGCGATCGCAGGCCGAGACGTCGCCCGTGACCTGTCCCGGCTTGAAGCCGACCCGGCGGAACTGTTCGGGGAAGTCTTCTCCAAGTCCCTGATTGCCCGGTACGGGGGAGATGCCGTTTCCGACTACTCCAAGCGAGTCGGCCGACAGGCGGAGAAGTACCGCGAGGGAGCGGGGCTAGACCCGAAGCTCCTACGCGGCTTCGATAAGATCGTGGACACCGCGGCGGGAATCGATCCCGCCAAGCTGGAGTTCGAGCCGCAGCTACCGCAGGCACCTTCGCAGGCTTACCTCGACATAGAAGAGGCAACAGCAGCCGCAGATGAGGTTCTATTCGACGTAGCAAGCGACACGCCCGACCAGCTCACCGGCTTGGAGCGGCGGCTCCGCTTCGACCTCGCAGCAGACATGCTTTCGTCCAGTGTGGAGCGTATCCGGGGCATAGGGTCTTACCTGC
Protein-coding regions in this window:
- a CDS encoding TolC family protein, with the protein product MLFSGCQSYQPVPVNLELHRAEVASRLDEQETLRAFSQRLSIADRDAANAFDLSDGIDVAEAEVIALFYNPDLRLARLNAGVALATSETAGLWEDPVFGFDGAELLSPSGPFEYGMTLSLTIPVSGRLGAEQDRADAAYVAQLRHVVDAEWTTRARIRQAWVTWSVANERVELIDQVIQSIGQISEVPSRLVEAGELTRTEVRLLNSQGLSLSVERFSVAAEAEQARLNLLALMGVLPETQLTLVSALPVLDDLEPSELTERLIRTSTYLAALRADYQVAEEALRLEVQKQYPDIQIGGGLGSEDNDDRLLLGASLPIPVFNANRGGIAEAHANRDLARATVETEYERLAFELVSTQTRLKAAEQQRKVLERELVPMLDEQADEIDRLAELGEVNTLVLLETVTRRFEAKNQILELHQTALRDRIEVARLLGPAEAIKPVPVPGTNNTEPIDNDRDAAEGISP
- a CDS encoding recombinase family protein, with amino-acid sequence MVSQPAPRFVAYHRVSTARQGRSGLGLEAQEEAVRVHTATVGGTILEAFTEVESGKRRDRPELAKALAAAKRRKAVLIVAKLDRLARNVAFLSALMESGVDFVACDNPHASRLTIHILAAVAEDEARRISERTKAALAARKARGLPLGNPANLTPGNSPAPQMNKTKAQADAERMRPVVESILGDTSVAVESVRGLCRELKERGYVTASGSDWHPTSTSRLLVRLGLEMPSTRNY
- a CDS encoding bifunctional DNA primase/polymerase; this translates as MNDLNKLLRKEALAAVGRGWKVFPLAPRSKMPLRNSAGWKDASTCPEQVQLWWSKTPEANIGLATGEVSGVVVLDVDPQHGGNESLTALEAEHGPLPTTVETATGGGGRHLYFNHPGRRISTSISKIGDGLDVLGDRGSVVLPESIHKTGTVYEWTHSPNTTPIADLPGWLGKLMDGPPSGSYSSPVYTPPVNLSSLSSSVLSVTPELESLIVSTQPTAEGQRHRRLFDLARGLKALPEYAQAEARAVRQIVKQWHALAQPIIGTKEWEATWGDFVESWPKVKHPAGTGPFAEAVSRAKQAPNPPEAEEFDSPSTKLLLRICRELQRQAGDEPFYLACRTAAQAISINHNSASRLLKMFTADGLLELVAKNTTHRATRYRYLGSMD